The Anopheles maculipalpis chromosome 3RL, idAnoMacuDA_375_x, whole genome shotgun sequence genomic sequence ACCACAAAGCGGACGATGGCAGAGTGTCGCCATGGTTTGTTGCATAAAATTGCTTCATTATTCTCACGAGTGTCGTTCTCACCGATAACAACAATACCACCGGCCACCGTTGCCGAGATGCGGTTGATATCTGTTGGCAGTGGATTGACTTTATGTCTTCGCGCtgggtgtgtacgtgtgttctTGTTTTGGCCGTGCCGGATGGTGCATTCTATGCACCGATTTATTATCCGAGAAGAATCGTCCTGGTGAAATCGTTTCCGGGGCTGAGAGGGTGCTGATGTGTAAATTTGTCTGTGGTGAACTAGTTTGagaaatttttttgtcaaagtttgaattgaaaaattctAGTTTCTTTTATGTAAAATAACATCCATTTTATTCTTCAACTTTAACttctatttgtatttttttctgtctctttGTTATTACTCATACTTTCTCATGTATTTCTGTAAGATCATACATTTCCTTAAATGTAGCGAGCTGACGTGATATTAATgtcttcaaaattaattatttctttGATGCAAAATCAATCACTTAAAGTCAGAACGGTCCTAACTATCAATATTATTTCAGTGCTTCGCGTTTTAGATACATGTTGTCAGCACTTTTCAGCGTGAATAGGGAATTCCACtttaaagcaaaaagcaaGCAGGATCAGCCTCACAAACCATCCGTTTAATGTGAACCACCTCCCGGATAAAAGCACCACTGTCGGTGGATATGCATAGAAAATCGGAAGCACACGAGCTGCGGACATCGTGATCGGATGCATCGCTGCATCACATCCAGCTGAAGCGGGGTGTCTAGCGGGGTGGGTGGTCTAattcataaattattttccaattttgaaCTGCTCATCGGTGGGGGACGCACACGCGTTTGAACAGCGGCGCGATAACAGCTTTTGATTTAGCTGGATAGGATAATTATTAGTCGCGCGAATCGTTTTCGGCGGCGTTCGCGTTTTCCGCTGCCAGCAGATGGCTAATTTATCGTCATCCCGTCGAGGAAAATGCCGGAACCACAATGGAACGagggaagtgtgtgtgtgtggatttttttttgtggcggAAAAGCGCGTTCGTCAAAAAGGCTGTGCAAAGTTGAGCTCGAATTTTAATCTCCGACAATGGGACACCACACCGAAACGCGGTGCAAAATGCGAAGCGAAGCGCGAAATGTGACGCGTGGCGTGGCGAAAAATGGCGAAATTATGATTTCCCATTCATTGATGTTAATTGCAGGGGCCAACTTGTGGGTCAACCCTATACTCCCGCCGCCCACTTCATTTCCTGCTGCTACGGCTGTTACCGGGAACCTCAATTCGGGGTCGCGATTTATGCTCGCCGAATTTATTATGAACTAATACTTTAAGCATATAATCATGCCCATAGTGTTGCACGATGGAAACTGTTGATTGTGAACCCATATCGGTCCACGGCGGGATCGACCGAAGCACGTTCCCCAGGGTGAAGCCCAACAGCCGATCCCGATCCCGCAGGTCGTTGAGAATCGTCCGGAGCGAGATTATGATTTCACATTCCCCCTCGGGGTTGAGCAAAGTTCTGCTGGGGGGCGTTTGCGATGCGATTTCTTTTGGTGTTTTCCGGCTGTTCgtttttaaagtttgtttATTGTGTTTCCTCCTGTTTCTTCTCCTGTTTCCTGGATGCACAAAAGGGTCGTGGCTGTTGGAGTTGGAAATGCAGCTTTCGGTGTGGCATGATTCATGTGAACCGTTTGGTTATGCTTATTGTTTCATGctctcgctttttttctttattttcagaGCAGTTTAACTGTGCTGAATGGCGTGGGATTGGCCTTGCTCGTTAGCGCTGAGTTTAGTGTTAGAGACAATTGATAAATTGCCTCAAGTGTATCATTTGcgtaatttgaaatttaattaatattaagATTTGGTACGACTTAAAGCAGTTTGCTAATAAGTTGCCAAAAGCAGTCACAAATAACAATAAGAGTCAATTAAATTATGACATGTTCTGCAAAACCATCAAGTAggaataaattttcttatAAATCTGTAAGAAGAAATATACGAAATCATAATTAATCATTAATACTTTCAATACAAAAGGGCTTGGACTAATGTCATTAAACCTCCACAAAATTGTATAGATCAATGGCTGCAAAGCCGTCCGAGAGTACAACAGGATGTTGCGAGGTGAGCAGTACTTGTTGCAGAGTTTTCTGGTGCTTTGTTGAAAGACCGTACCAGTTCACGTTGTAAATCTCTTCCACTAGTTTATCATTCTGGAGAAAGGGGATGAAGCAATTCAATCAGATATTATAAAAGtaagcataaataaaataatgaactCACCTTCGATGAAAGATACGTCCCCAGGGAGCAGTTGACGAAGAGCTGTATGGTGCAAATTAAAGCAATGGCCATCCCGGGATACCATGGAAACTGGTGaataaatgaatgttttaGATGGTAAAAATATAACTCAACTCAATAAAGCCATACCCGAACGACGATCGCAAGCGATGCCACAAGCTCGAAGATTATGCAACTGAAGTTAATGAAGAACTGTTTCTTCAAAAGTTTGTCCATGTCTGTGACATATCTACGTAATGGAGAAGAGGATTGaagtttaaagaaaaatctcataatctttgaagtttccaCTTAAAATTACTTCGTGTGTTCCAAATGCTTCACCACGATGTCTCCAATCAGATCAGCAATTTTCTCATCATTCTGACCAGCATTATTACTGTCGATCAGCTCCGTTAGCCGTCGCAAATAGATGATGATAAGATCCATCTGGCCCGTTGCATTTACgatcaaaaacaacaaacaagtaTCACACGCCATCAGTCCGATACATCCCTCCGAAACCTGTATGAACTGATACACCCAATTTATCGCAAAGCCGATCGGTGTCCGATAGTCTATAAAGGGCAGATAGAATCCAAAGGCAAGCGACAATTTCCCTTCCACCAGGGGCATCAAGATGGCGTACGAATAGATGGCGATGGCAACAATTGAAAACGCCACAGCTAGGATCCGAATAAACACCTTACACATCGCCGCTGTGTGAAACAGTGCTTCTTCCACTTCCGGAAAGCGAGGTGGCAGCTGAAAGCGACCCACATTGTATAGGTGAAGATCGTTTAGCTCTGGACAGGTGAACGCTTCAATCTTTGCGAGGCCCTATAATTTGAAGATGACAAGCTACATTAGGAGGTTTGATGTGAAGCAGAGTCATCTCACCTGAATGGCGATTCCCAAAGTTACGAAGCAAAACACCACATCCATCAGCGAACCCCAAACGATCGCTATCGAGTAGAGGTTCACAAACAGGTACAGGATCAAATCGGTGACGAGAAAGATTAACCTAGGATTGCGTCGCGTGTATCCCGGTTTCATCCGTTCGCCTCCACACACAGCAAAGCACTTGATCAACAGTTCGCATGCACTGTCAAAGAGTTGCTTCGGTGATTGATACCTTAAACGGAACAGAGCTCTCTGGCGCTTGAGATATCGTTCCCAGATTTTCATTGCTGTGTGGTGAAAGGATTTAATGAGACTGACACGATAGATGGATAGTGCGTTGGTATTTTAACAGAAATTGTGTTTGTAGAAGGGAAAAGGATTCATAATTAAATggcaattaattatgaatctTCCATAAGGGATtccagctgctacgcttcaAAGCTTTGTACTGAAGCAATGAATAACACACCTGTAAAATAATGCACGATGTGCGAGAATAGAAATTGCAATGAATTCCTTTGAAATTCTAGTCTAGATTGGCTGTTTCGTTACCGGCAAGTTTCttgaaaatggcaaaagttATCTAAAGCTCAAACTAGAATCTTCTAGCTCTGTCAATTGGTTCATACAGTGCTGATAACAAAGCTCtcaaaaaatattccaacacTTCATATTCATACATTCGTGACTGATGGCCTGCAGCTAGCTTCATAATTGAAGGGACTCTGCTGGGGACATATGATTTATGGAACTACTTTCAAACAAGGCTTCAATTTTTATGAGAAATCACTGCACTTTAAGGCTATCTTCGAGATCTAAATGTTATGTACGTATTCTAATCAAGAGGATAAGAACAAGATGCATCGCCAATCACGATCGCGACATACCGCTAAATGAAGCACTTAGTTATGCTTCCAAAAATTGATGATCACGATCACGGGTTGCCGATCGGCAGGTTATGCAAATTTGaatcgtggaaaaattgacTACATTTAGAAGCATATCCCAGCAAAGCTCCGGTTTTTTGCCCGAAACCGGCTTCAATTATTGCTTCACAGTGTTCGTTGCACAAAAAGCATCCGGCCGGCACCGGGCACCGTTTGCAATGATGCAACGGTTCGCTTGGGGGAGAAGAGTTTTACAtcgaaatcaatttttcatgGCATTTTCACGATTACGAACTCACCGTGTAGATCGTTTATCATCGGCTGTAACTAACGCCCTGGATGAGTTGGTTGGACGAATGGCAGAATGGCTGGGACGGTTGTGGTGCATCATGGTTGCGCTCGTCGTTCTCATCTGGCCAGGGCTTCCTCTTCTGGTTTTCCGATCCGTTATGGGAAAATGGTATATTTTGTGCGCTTAATTGTGATGTTATTTATAGTTTATAAATTCACTTTTAACCATAGACATTACCAGAACGGGAATGGAATCTTGGGAATTGAATTACAACCCAACCCGAGCTgcccgttcttttttttctggtagAATAAGTGTTTTTCACCAGTGAAACAAATGCCTTTTTCTACCCCTTTTTGTTCGCCTCGGGTCgaaggatggatggatggatggatggctgGGCCTCTCGGTGCGGTGCAAATTAATGGCTTTTAAGGGAATCGTCCGTGCAGAacacagggggggggggggggggagggattCATTTTAAGttggtgttgttttaatttgctaTCGTTGCATTGCAAGTCAGAGATTCCCttatttcgttgttgtttggcTCAACCACGACCACGATTGATTGTTACTTTTCCCAACCCCAAGATATCGAAATCGGGGCGATTTCGATGGCGGTGCGATTTTAAGGCTATAAAGATTTACGACCGATCGCGATGCTGTTTGATCTTACGAAGCTGCAAACAAATGGCGAAGCACTGGAAGGTTGGCGCACGGTGAAAagcaaatggcaaaaataattcaattaccaAACCCGAATCGAAGCGGGTAAGAGAaccagttttgtgtgtgtgtgtgtgttacacTGGATGATCCTAAGActtcatgtttttttcccccatttgaAACCCACCAGGCCGGCCTTGGCACACGAGGCACACGAGCTTGTGAGCGCGAAACATATTATTAAGAGATTTTACATTCAATTAAACGAGTCAGGATCGTAAACATTTTTACGGGCCAGAAAATATGAGGCCTCAGTACTCCCTCCTCCTGGGAGGCGTATGGGACTGGTTTTTGCAGTCGAGGCCTGGTTTGCGAGGGGTTTCGGTGTTGTTTGACTGCACGTGAAGACAATTCACACCAGCGTGTTTTGCACCCTTCCTTTTCCGGCTCTGCTGCACGTGACGTGTTTGTGGATGATGCGTGATTTAACCTCCACACGAGTTATGGACCCCTTTCTTTTTGAGGTGAACTGTTGCCTTTACCGCTgaggggaggttttttttacaacatccAGTTATGATAGAGAGATCAGTtgggcttttttgtttggggtAGGACTAATCCACCGGTCTCAATGATTTATTGAAGGTGTTTGCATAATTTGCGGTTATTTAAACAGTGCTGATTTCGGTAAACAAATTTGATGTAAAGACTTTAATTTATCGGGATTGACATCAAtgagagttttcaaaaaatcatctCAGGATGGCTTCATCTGAATTTCCAGAGCATTTCCCGGATGAGATTAAATGTGATTTCCGATGACGGTATGTGCTTTGTGGTAGTCGAggcaggactgactatccagcgtCGATTAAAAGTAAGTCAATGAAAGTAGTCCAGATCATGTTATAAGCTTTAATATAGAGTATATAAATTCATCTAAAGTATTCCCTTGGCTTCCGAATCTTGCTCAGTCAGCAGATTCGCTGAGTTAGGAGTCTTCAActtaaattttacttaagaTCTCTAGAAGGTTTGATCCGCTACTGGATGCATCCGAGAGCTTTCTTCAGATTCGTTGGAAAATTGTGAGCTTGACAGCTGAACCGTTGGTATCTTTGCTCTGTGTCATGTTAGGCACACAGTTGACTTTTTATTTCGGCGATTTTCGCCTCTTTCACCCAACGGAGAGTGACCGTTCTGTTGGCAGCTTGATGGATTTATACATCAAAATATCTCTCTAGCCGATTTCTGAGCCCTATTCGGTATTCATCAAAATGTCTGCCAGTTTATCCAACTACTATAAAACTCCACGAATGTTATGTACTCACCGGAGATGATTTCAATGACTTTTGGGAAGCATTTCCTATTCAATATAGTGTAGAACCTAATTATCTCTTCAGATATTTACAGATAAATTCTTTCGAGGAAAAACAATCTAGAAGTCAAAATTATACTccaaatattttcattcacggcaaaaaaaaaaagaatcaaaagcttaacaatgtttaaacCACATCTCTTTTTCCCTCTAGTACATTACCTACCTACAGACCTTTCGTTCGGCAGACGCTGTTTACAATGGAATCATTTCAACCTCATCGAAGCTTCGTTTGAAACGCATACAACCGACAGCCTTCGATTTCGGACTGTTCATTTGTGTAAATCCCGTGTCTATTTCGTTTTTCGCCGATGAAAACGATGAAAGTTAACCAACGACTATATCCCCTCCTCCCCCCATCGTTTCCTCCCCATTCCCGTCAGCATCGTTTTGTGGACGAAATGGGAAAAGCTTCAAGTCATTGGCGACACTTCTCTGTTTCGGTATATTGCCTCCATCATCCGGCTCACTCACCACCATCAACGTTTCCACCGCAAGTCGCCTCTGCCTTCACGGCTAATCAAAGCCCTTTCGTGCTTAATGATATCGCTGCTCGGTGCTCCGTATTTCGTTGCGCATTTTAGATTCCGTTCGAGGTCGAGCCGATCCGAggacggtcggtcggtcggtcggtagGGGATGGGTTTTGTATTAAGATCGGAGCGCGGAAACTTTCGCTCCGTCTGAACTAGGACTAGGAAGACTTGCAAGAGTCAGTCAGCACTTTCGTCCGGTTCGGGAAGGGAGGGCGAAGAGAACGCAATACTTTCGCTACGCAATGGTCTCGAGAGTAGGCGAGGCGATGAGAGGGGACATGGAGAGAAGGTGGGGCATGGTTGCGTTACATAAAGAATAATACAATAATATGGCTAATGTAGGCAGACTTGGTGTCGCCTTTTAAGATCAGCACAATTCTCGCTGGCCGGAGTATTCTCGGTAAGGTTCGCGGTACGCACTACGGGCCTTCGTACACAGacggacgcacacacacaggcgtTCGATGGGAGTGGAGGATGATGGTTTGTAGCATCTTATTTCCAAGGAAAACCTCCGAATGGCTCGAATTGTCCGGTCGTCTTTATCCGCGGTTCCGTGTGTTCTTGCTTTCGAGGAGTTCTCACGCTTCCTCCATCCTTGTCGCCTGACCCATGGCGGAAggcttctttctctctctgtcctcAATATGAATGTAGATGAGTTGGCACCCTTCGATTGGACATTCCCTGTGACACGTGCCATCACCGTGTGGATGATGGAAGCGGAAAACAAACGATCGTAGGCTTCTGATAGGTCTGAGAGCTTGGAGAGATTAAACGCTTCACCATTAACGTTTGCCGGGTGTGTCCTCCTTGACAAcaacacgacgacgacgacgacgacgacggacgataatgatggtgatggcgCTGATAATGACGACGATGTTGATGAGCAGCAAGGCATCCGTGTGCAACGTCAGCAGTTTTTCCTAATCAGTTCATCGAACCATTGTTTCAGGGCCGGTTTTGTGTGGAAGAATTTCTTAGGAATTCACTTTCGGTGATCTTCTTTCCAGGAAAAGTGATATTTAATAacgcgaaaaagaaaatgaagccctttttgtgaaaattttcaacagcCATCGCTTCCTGGAAGGGCATAAATTTGGCATCAACTCCGCCCCGGTGTGCTTCAGCTTTAGAGCGTAGTCAAGTGAGGTGAACAAAAGTGGGCAAACtgtttattcaatttcaatatGCTACTCGCCTGCAATTGTCCTCCGAAGATCTCGTCATCGTCGGAGGGCGCCAGCACACACCAGCGATGCTTTTCACGGAAAAGCGGaactttttttctcgctttacGCTCCCTTTTACTACTTACTTGGTAAAgcgtagtagtagtaacagCGGCCAACGGCATAGGACATTCGGTGACGTGAAGTGTGTGGGACTGCTGGTTTTGGGG encodes the following:
- the LOC126564880 gene encoding odorant receptor 43a-like, translating into MKIWERYLKRQRALFRLRYQSPKQLFDSACELLIKCFAVCGGERMKPGYTRRNPRLIFLVTDLILYLFVNLYSIAIVWGSLMDVVFCFVTLGIAIQGLAKIEAFTCPELNDLHLYNVGRFQLPPRFPEVEEALFHTAAMCKVFIRILAVAFSIVAIAIYSYAILMPLVEGKLSLAFGFYLPFIDYRTPIGFAINWVYQFIQVSEGCIGLMACDTCLLFLIVNATGQMDLIIIYLRRLTELIDSNNAGQNDEKIADLIGDIVVKHLEHTKYVTDMDKLLKKQFFINFSCIIFELVASLAIVVRFPWYPGMAIALICTIQLFVNCSLGTYLSSKNDKLVEEIYNVNWYGLSTKHQKTLQQVLLTSQHPVVLSDGFAAIDLYNFVEIYKKIYSYLMVLQNMS